In a genomic window of Labeo rohita strain BAU-BD-2019 chromosome 20, IGBB_LRoh.1.0, whole genome shotgun sequence:
- the gje1a gene encoding gap junction epsilon-1 protein isoform X2, giving the protein MNSTPPGLRLLRPPTVIGQFHTLFFGSVRTFFLGVLGFAVYGNEALHFSCDPDKREINLYCYNQFRPITPQVFWALQLVTVLVPAAVFHLYAACKNIDQEEILQRPMSTVFYIISVLLRIILEVLAFWLQRHLFGFVVDPIYMCDASALAKIFNISKCMVPEHFEKTIFLSAMYTFTIITILLCIAEIFEILFRRLGYLNQPVT; this is encoded by the exons ATGAACAGCACTCCGCCTGGATTACGGTTG CTCAGGCCTCCGACGGTGATAGGCCAGTTCCACACGCTGTTTTTCGGCTCTGTGCGTACATTTTTTCTTGGAGTCCTTGGATTCGCTGTCTATGGCAATGAGGCCCTCCACTTCAGCTGTGATCCGGACAAAAGGGAAATAAACCTTTACTGTTACAACCAGTTCAGGCCTATAACACCTCAG gtattctGGGCATTGCAGCTAGTCACTGTCTTGGTACCTGCAGCTGTGTTTCATCTTTATGCTGCCTGTAAAAATATAGACCAGGAGGAGATCCTTCAGCGGCCAATGTCCACCGTCTTCTACATTATCTCTGTCCTATTGAGAATAATTCTGGAAGTCTTAGCATTTTGGCTTCAGAGGCACCTTTTTGGGTTCGTGGTTGATCCTATTTATATGTGCGACGCCAGTGCCCTTGCAAAGATCTTCAACATCTCTAAGTGTATGGTCCCTGAACACTTTGAGAAGACTATCTTCCTCAGTGCGATGTACACCTTCACCATCATCACCATACTCCTCTGTATCGCTGAGATTTTTGAGATTCTGTTCCGAAGACTTGGTTATTTAAACCAGCCAGTGACTTGA
- the gje1a gene encoding gap junction epsilon-1 protein isoform X1 yields MSLNYIKNFYEGCLRPPTVIGQFHTLFFGSVRTFFLGVLGFAVYGNEALHFSCDPDKREINLYCYNQFRPITPQVFWALQLVTVLVPAAVFHLYAACKNIDQEEILQRPMSTVFYIISVLLRIILEVLAFWLQRHLFGFVVDPIYMCDASALAKIFNISKCMVPEHFEKTIFLSAMYTFTIITILLCIAEIFEILFRRLGYLNQPVT; encoded by the exons ATGTCATTAAACTACATCAAAAACTTTTATGAAGGATGC CTCAGGCCTCCGACGGTGATAGGCCAGTTCCACACGCTGTTTTTCGGCTCTGTGCGTACATTTTTTCTTGGAGTCCTTGGATTCGCTGTCTATGGCAATGAGGCCCTCCACTTCAGCTGTGATCCGGACAAAAGGGAAATAAACCTTTACTGTTACAACCAGTTCAGGCCTATAACACCTCAG gtattctGGGCATTGCAGCTAGTCACTGTCTTGGTACCTGCAGCTGTGTTTCATCTTTATGCTGCCTGTAAAAATATAGACCAGGAGGAGATCCTTCAGCGGCCAATGTCCACCGTCTTCTACATTATCTCTGTCCTATTGAGAATAATTCTGGAAGTCTTAGCATTTTGGCTTCAGAGGCACCTTTTTGGGTTCGTGGTTGATCCTATTTATATGTGCGACGCCAGTGCCCTTGCAAAGATCTTCAACATCTCTAAGTGTATGGTCCCTGAACACTTTGAGAAGACTATCTTCCTCAGTGCGATGTACACCTTCACCATCATCACCATACTCCTCTGTATCGCTGAGATTTTTGAGATTCTGTTCCGAAGACTTGGTTATTTAAACCAGCCAGTGACTTGA